CAGGTACCTACCCCATTCTCCCTGGAATGTGCTGACTAAGAAAAGGACGTGAAGATAAAGGCATCTTAGGAGGAGAGGACGTGACTCACCAGGTTCATATTTCGGTCCCAACTTTTATACTGAAacactaacaaaaaaaatcatattttacaatcaaaacaaaaagttcttaaaataaaatatactaacttaataacaaaataacacaTTCCAGGACTAGAGACCCTAAATCGAAAAATACACCTGCAAATCGAACTATGGTTGGCCTTAGCCATAGTTCGAACTGCGAAAAACCCATATCTGCACTTCCAAGTGCGCCAGCGGCCATGCACCTCCAGAGACTAACCGCAAATCCACCTGCGATTACTGTCTCACGCAGATCCAACTGCGGCACAACCATATCCCCACTTCTAAGTGCGGCCGCCATTAACCGCAGTTCCATGTGCGGTTTGGCCTGCAACTCCTGCCTAGATCAAAGCAGATATAAGCATAAACATTCTATCATTTTCCCCCACCGCATATACTAAAGAACAACCACAAATCAAGATAAAATAACTAACCTGGATGTTGATCTACGAGAAGAAGACACCCTACAACCATGGCACCAATGATTGAAGAAACGAGAGACGAGAGCTAAGGCACCAACACGAAAAATAGTGAGCAAAAAACTAAACAGAGGGGAAGGAAGAGCACTCACGTtcaaaaatttgtgaaaaaagaGGGAGGAGTACActagagaggagaaagaaaaaagactCAAGGGTAGGGTTTCATATGAGATGCAGCAAAGAGGAGAAAGAAGCACGAGGTGTAGGATTTAAAGTGAGATGCAGCTAAGgaaaagtttcaattttatgAGTGGATGAATCAAcatttttagaaaatcaatgcACATAACAGAAGTAGAGTTAAGAATAGGGCTACAGTtggaattaaaacaaaattaagaggTACAGGATGAACTTGTCTCTGTTATCGGTTTCATTTTCTGTTGCATTGGTAATCGAACATAcaataaaatgattaataattataaaaacaaataaatcaagtacattttaaaaatgtgaccctaacttataatatatatatatatataactgatATTTTCTCTGATctcaaaataaagtttaattttaaagaaatttattttaaagttattttttgtgAATTGTATTAAGAAAagatcataatattttaataatttttttaacaatatttatgtattattgtttttatgatagtatatttaaaatgaatcaaTTAGAAACTATCACTTAAgtttattgtaaaaaagttataaaaaattttattaaaaagatattttccgTTAAGGAAATGAAGTAGTCGAAATAACACAATTATTGTTGTGTGTGTCTATTGTGGGGCCATCTATAACTCCATGACTAGTCACGTGAAGACCTGCCAATAGGACACGCAGGACCCAATTTTCCCGATCCGCATGATAGGAACGAGTCAAAGCACTGACCTGTGCTGTCGGAACTGGATTGCTTAAActtatctatatttttaaataccaatttatatttactaaatatttatatttattagatataatttttttgttttatttgatattatcaAAATTGTTAACACAAAAGAGTatacactaattttttttaaatatcaaattttaaaatatttgataattttataaatattaaaataaaatactaaaaaaatattttttaattaattgttagtAGACAagttaaatttttgaaaaccatattttcttaaacaattaTATGACAACTAATTTTAGTAAAACATTAGActcaaacaataataataaatataaatatttttttttaaaatgtaacaaaaaaattatcatttcaataaaagaaaagaaaaaaaaattataatataaaaaatttaatttcataaactttcttttaacatgtattttaattttattatgtaattgaAATCTCTTATTCTTTGTTAAAGAATAAATACATCTAACTATACAATTTATTAATgagtttaaataaaatcaaagttGGAAACAAAACTTCTAAGTATATAATTCAGAGAAAAACATCTCAAAAGTTATCTAACTATCTTTTCACTAATAAATTTGTCAAATTACTTCACTAACTCGTCTCTCttcaatattttgaattgtatttcttttaagaaaatatttttttatcaatttttttataacttttttataccAATCTATACGATAGTTTCTGATTAATGTGTTtcaaataatatacatataagtAAAATAGTATCATAGTAATAGATACTgtattgtaaaaaagttgtataaaagttcttaaaaaaatggttaaaatatcattatctttttttatcaaatcaAGAAAACAAGAACATCGGTTCCTGCTATATCCCTCATAATCCACCATTGAAAACAAGAACATCCTTCATCACCATGGACATGGAAAATCCATTCTCCGTGTTAACAGGGTTATTTACCATCTACCTCGGCCTCCTCTTATTTCTGTTTCTTCTTTCATCCATGTTGAGAAGGCGCAGAACCGGCACAGGTGAAACTAGAGAAGCACCGCCTGAAGTAAGTGGTGCCTGGCCATTGATTGGGCATCTTCACCTTCTAAGTGGGTCAAAAGCACCTCACATCACGTTGGGAAACATGGCAGACAAATATGGACCCATCTTCACCTTGCGCCTTGGTGTTCACAGAAACCTTATTGTGAGCAATTGGGAAATGGCCCAACAGTGTTTTACCGTTAACGACAAAGCGTTTGCTAACCGTCCTAAAACTTTAGCCTTTGAAGTATTGGGCTACAACTTTTCCATGGTGGGGTTCAGCCCCTACTGTTCTTATTGGCGTCACATACGAAAGATTCTCACGCAGGAGCTCCTCTCCACGCAAAGGGTTGACGAGCTCAAGCACGTGATGGAATCAGAGCTGAAGGTAACTATGAAAGAAAATTACGATATTTGGCAAAAGAGGAAAATTAATGGTTCCGAAAAAGCAACAACTGAGATGAAGAGATGGTTTGGGGACATAACGTTAAACATCGTGTTCAGAGCGATGGTAGGAAAACGTTTTGTTGGTGAAAATGATAGTGAGAACGAACGGATCCAAAAGATACTGAATGACTACATTCATCTGGCTGGCTCATTCACTGTGTCTGATGCCTTGCCATATTTGAGATGGTTGGATTTGGATGGAGAAGAACAGAAAATGAAGAAGACGATAAAAGAGTTAGATGGGTTGGCTCAAGGTTGGCTGGAACAACACAAAAGCAACAGAAAAAGTGATTCGGGTAACGGGGATTTCATGGACGTGCTTCTTAGGCTTGTTGAGGAGGGTGAAGAGTTTGAAGGTCGTGACGCCGACATCACAATCAAAGCGACAGTCCTGGTATGCATATTAATCTGCATTCATCTCTTTCGTATCTGGGCCTTCATTTTAACTTCGTAcctaagaatatattttttgtggTTCGTGTTTTAgcttttccttattttctttctttattttcaacatTATATATGTgcagttgattttttttaaacaaatatagaaacataaatatgattatttctAATCTATTTGAAATActtgttaaaatttaataaaaaatgatagaCTAAAGATTATTTGGTTAATAACCATAGATAAGGGATGGTTTTTTGGAAAGTTgttaataatgaatttaaaattaaaatttttaaaataaaaggtaaaaaataaaaataaaataaccacTTACGTAGTAtagaaacatgagaagcattaaattatgtaatttgtaGGGCTTAATATTGGCTGCGACAGACACTAGTACGGGAACATTGACTTGGGCTCTGGCGTTACTGGTGAACAACCCTGAAATCTTAAACAAGGCAACTGAAGA
This Vigna angularis cultivar LongXiaoDou No.4 chromosome 4, ASM1680809v1, whole genome shotgun sequence DNA region includes the following protein-coding sequences:
- the LOC108342365 gene encoding cytochrome P450 CYP82D47; the encoded protein is MDMENPFSVLTGLFTIYLGLLLFLFLLSSMLRRRRTGTGETREAPPEVSGAWPLIGHLHLLSGSKAPHITLGNMADKYGPIFTLRLGVHRNLIVSNWEMAQQCFTVNDKAFANRPKTLAFEVLGYNFSMVGFSPYCSYWRHIRKILTQELLSTQRVDELKHVMESELKVTMKENYDIWQKRKINGSEKATTEMKRWFGDITLNIVFRAMVGKRFVGENDSENERIQKILNDYIHLAGSFTVSDALPYLRWLDLDGEEQKMKKTIKELDGLAQGWLEQHKSNRKSDSGNGDFMDVLLRLVEEGEEFEGRDADITIKATVLGLILAATDTSTGTLTWALALLVNNPEILNKATEELDREIGMGKMVDISDLKKLEYMQCIITESLRLYPPAPLNLIHESMEDCSVGGYHVAKGTRLLTNISKLQRDPFIYPHPSEFRPERFLTTHKDVDMKGQHFELIPFGAGRRMCPGLYFGFQVMQLTLATLLHLFHIATPDGKPVDMLERVGLTNIKASPLQLILTPRLSSHIYHQI